A region of the Triplophysa rosa linkage group LG5, Trosa_1v2, whole genome shotgun sequence genome:
CCCGTCAAGGCATCAAAGTTAAACCCtttgttgtaaataacattagtaAAAGGAACTGGCATATCTGGCACTGGGTAACTGCTGCTTAGCGCAACAAAAAATGCAGACTGTATTGCTGGAGAGCATGGACCAGGAACACCTGTTTCACCTGGATCCCCATTTTGCCCTTTAGCTCCATTTACCCCTGCCGCACCTTGACGGCCATCGTCCCCTTTACTGCCATTTTCTCCACGAATTCCAGTTGTCCCATTCACACCATCTACTCCATCCCTGCAGTGACACAGCCCCTGTTCGCCCTCATCTCCTTTTTGGCCATTTAAACCTCGAGCTCCAGGTGGACCACTGTTGCCCAACTCTCCTTTCTGGCCATTCAGCCCTGGACTTCCTCTTACCCCTGGGAGGCCTCTTTCTCCTACTATCCCAGGTGGGCCAGTTTCTCCTAGAGGTCCCTCCATCGAGTAGCAAATTGCGGGGCACTCTCCTCGCTCACCAGGTAATCCCTGGTGCCCTGGATTCCCATCCACACCCATGTCTCCTTTATCACCTGTGCCAAAGACAGTTGAGGATCTTGTTTGTTAGCAGTTTGTTGGTTGAATTTGCAGAAGATGTAAACTCACCTTTGAAACCTCTTAATCCTTTTTGTCCCGCAAAACCTGATGGACCAAAATCTCCTTTTTCACCAATATCACCTTTCAGACCTTTCAAAATGGAAAAGAGAAACATTAATGGGAATGCTTTCTTTGAGAGCATTGCAATACATCAGAGACAGATAAATAACCCAAAACTACTGTATATCAAGGAAGCTTTATCAGGAATGTTAGTTTCAGGGGTCTTGAGTCAATGGAGCCTACCCTTCGGCCCCCGAAAACCTATAAACCCTGGGGGGCCTTGAAATCCTTTCATGCCGTTTATTCCTGGACTACCGCTGGGACCTTGTAaagggaaataaataaaaaaggtacAGGACAGTACAGTTAGGTTCACAATGCAGGTTTCAtatgtatgttttttgaaagtcaGGACAAATTGCTTACCTGGTTGGCCTTTATCTCCTTTGTCACCTTTTGGAGCTACGGGTCCCCGTTTACATTGTTGACAAATGCAGAACCATGGCATTTGATCCCCCGGTGGAGGTACAGGTACCTCAAGAAGCACATCACAGTATGAAAAGTCTGGTTGTTGTCTAGTAAATACTGTTCGGAATCCTTGAGTCATGTTCCCAGTAGGAGGTTTTGGTTGCATGATGGGATATCTGTCAGGTGGGATTGGTAAAATGGGCATGGGGTATCCTGGCATCATTGGCGCTTCTCTGGCTATGGCATTGTCTCCTTTTGGCATAAAGTAATTATCATAAGAATACATAGGCATCTTGTCACTGTGCGCAGCAGAGCCCTCAAAATAGTCATCAGGAGGAATGGGTTTGTCAGGAGAGCCTGGAGGTGGATGTATGAGATCCCCCCTAACATCAATAATCATCCCAAATGAGCGGACTGAAGAAACCAACAGTCCCACAATTATCATTATCATCTGAGGAAAATACAgagaaattaattttaaaaagggTTAGATAAACACTGGAAGCATTGCAACTGAGCAGATGTACTAACTTTTGAAGAACATAAAGATCAATAtggaaaatacagtatatttctgtatAGGCTATGTCTACATATCAGGGGcgtaatttccactggggacaaGGGAGCCACGgagaagtgtttttttattgccgagggtaaatacaaaaaacaactgGTTTTGCGTAGTTGTTTCGGTAGGATATGTTAAGCTGTTTTCTTATAATGGACGATCGGACTCtttcttttaacagcagctagtgtttatgacaaggcttgacAGAAATGTGGGTTTCCCTGTTGTTTAGGTGCGTTAAACCTCGTTAAGAGTTTTAGAAAGTCACCCGGCTCGTCTCCTCCCGACCGCAGATTCAGGCTTACAAGACATTTtttcctccgtttctcagtcaatactcgaATTTGCCCCCTTCATAAACATCAACTTttgcaacacaataaaaacaccgtgtggtttcatggtttaatcaatttaaacaatcaaaaatgatgcaaaacataggtattttgagtttgtgatagTGAATTCCCTATGGAGAAAATCGCTTGCAGCCCTCCAAACGCACATCACTCACTTCATGCAGAAAATCCATTATTTCATGGATTTTGTATCACCATAGTGCCTAAACATAATGTAAACCCTTACAAAAAAATCCTACAGGAATCCTGCAGGATTTTGGTTCAATGTGCAGGGATCCTGCAGATATCCTGTAGGACTGAATGAAAATCCTACAGGTCAGGGATTATTCCTGCAGGAGTCCTAGGGTTGTTCCATGTGACTGTGTTATGTTCTGCAGGAATTATTATGGATTTATAGGATTCCTGTAGATATAGTATAATATATGATGATTGTAAGTTTATGGCATGATCTTCTcatacttttaattaaaattaataatttatgaacaaatattaaaatattttaagtaagCTTTGTTGCTTTAAGGGTCCGTTGCTGGGTTACTTTGTTTATTGGTTACTTACTATAGTACTTGCGCACGCACTTGAGGAAACGCGTCAAACGTTGTAAATTCTGGAGCAAGAACAGTGCAACTGCGCATAAgtaatacaaaaagaaagaatACTTTATTGTCAATCTTCTACTGTTACTTGCTAAATTTCATATCCATCGATGCAAATTCTCTCATCAAAAGCCTTCatttattgcttttaaaaatgaaactgaactgTACATTCAGGCTCTTTCATACTCTAAAAACACTAAAGCTCATACAACTTTAGACCTGtgcttattttttaatatattttgctAAGTCACTGTgcaaaattattataattttttatctttattgaACAATTCTTTATGTTGATGTTGTcttgtttcattttcttttttcccccAACCTATTTACTTGTTAATTTTGTtataatgtattgtttattatcgtaatttaaatgtaaatgtatacttCTTTAttcaaaatttaaataaataaataaattttaaaaaaagtgcAACTGCGCCGTGTATTGGTGAATCGGGTAAGTAAAACTTAATTTTCCATCAACTAAAATACTTGAACGTATAAAAGACACACTAAAACAATGGTGTAGTGAAAACATCGAAAAAATACCGATACACAAGATTTCTTAACAGAGTTAATGTTACATGTATGCAAATATGTTACCATGGAACATTAAGCAACAATGAAGTTATAACGGTTTTGTATTGCTATTGGAAAaaaatatctatctatctatctatctatctatctatctatctatctatctatctatctatctatctatctatctatctatctatctatctatctatctatctatctgtatgtctgtctgtctgtctgtctgtttcaaAATGTAGTCGTTTTTTGCTATTATAGACAAAATGTGGGCATTAATTGAATGGACAGAAATGGACGCTTCTCTGGACACTGTAAGGAGAAAAGACATTCTTCAATCTGTAGTTCACAAGGGGGATGTTGTTGATGTCAAGTATGAAGATGAAAGCTCTCCTGCTCTTATTCTCAAGCTGAATGGTGAGATTGGTGAATAAGTGAATGCAtgcatatttaattttttctggttgaactattcatttgaaataatgAACCTTTCCTGTACAGAAAATAAGCACAAGCTACTGAAACGTCTAAATCAGATGGAGTCAGAGAGAAGGCAAAAGAGGAGTGCAAGCCTCCTGAAAGAGAGcaataaaaaggaaaataatatTTAGTCCAGAAAACAGCCCACCATCAAGTCCAGAAGAGATTTAAAACAGTAAAGTATAACTTCCTGATAAATCATATTAACATTGTTTAAGAGACTACAcgtgtgtttttgctgttctgTGACTTTAATTTTGTCTCTCAACTTAGgttgaaaaaacataaaatgacacgctgttgcttaaaaaaatagaagaaaaaacaaagaaaatgacacaataCCTGTAAATGACATGAAAAGAAATCAAAGCCTTGAGAGGCGAGAATCAGCAACTAAAGGCCCTGAACTTTAAACTGCAAAATGGTAGGTTATTTATATATAGATTTTTTGTTATGAATGTAtgagtttatttaaacattgttttctttatttagagATTATTAACAGAATTGCGGAGTTGCTGCCAGACAGCAGTGTAAACAAGCATGCTGTGCCAACCTCCCTAACAAGTTCAGTTTGCTTTGCTACCCTTCAACCAGACAACTCTTCACATAGTTCTTCTGAACTGGATTGTATGTGAGAAtacaatatttagattttattttcacaCCATTTAAATaagtatattaaatgttttgtgtgattTAAGAAAACATACGTTTTTTGGAAAACACAGATTAAAAATGTTGCcaattcaatttattatttaatgtgtATTGCACGGGTTGAAATCCACAGAAAAAAACGAAACAAGGATACATTCCATGTGTGGTGGTAGAGGGGGCACATCATGGTCAGCCATGATCAAGGATTTAGCCGTGGCTGTTTTTAGAAGGAGCATGTTAGCTACCCATAGCCTTTCTGCAAATTTTTGAAATGCCAACAAAGAATCACAAGCCAAGCCTCATTTGGACCCACACAAGTGGAACTTATTATAGGTATAAAAGTGTTGAAggtctttaaaggaatagtttacccaaaaatgaaaaaaatttgggtcaccattgactcccatagttgtCTTTTGTCCAagtatgggagtcaatggtgacccaaaacggctTAGTTACAAACTTTTGTGATTTGTGTATAGCACAACAAGGAAATGCATgaaggtttgtaacaactgcagggtgagcaaatgataacaacgtttttcatttgtgggtgaattaTTCCCAAAATTCTCTCATAACAAGTAtctgtgtatttacatttcTCTTTCAGACACTGTTCAGAAGAAATTTCCAGCAACTCCCCAAAAGCTTCTTCGGGCTGCTTTACGggaaaaaaaaataatgaacatAAACTTCTTAGCAGGTTTTACATTctaatttacagtatgtttcatATTTTAAGCGTTATACACATTTTGTTTCACACCTAatctgtaaaatgatcatttaccgTTCTTATATTTACAGTACTTTATATTTGAGCAtttatatatgtactgtatactcaTATTTCTCAGGCAACATAAGAAGGACACTGTTACGCTGCAACACTGAGTGGACATAAGAGGTGAGGGCAAATTCACTACAACATAGcatgtattatttatacatgttttattagCTAAGTTTTGTCTCTCTTTTTCCAGAGTCCAGATTAATTGGTTTCTGGAGAATGATGGGCCACGTTCTGTTCAGAGTGTTCATTTTCTTCTCACTTGTCTCATCTTTCCATGCTCTTTTgactaataaataattaataatttttatgaagtcgtttttcattttttgttggtATTTAAATTTGAGACACATACCattgctttttaaaagtgttttgttatacAGAAG
Encoded here:
- the LOC130554931 gene encoding inner ear-specific collagen-like isoform X1, translating into MQERHRHPPPQLDTSHPQMIMIIVGLLVSSVRSFGMIIDVRGDLIHPPPGSPDKPIPPDDYFEGSAAHSDKMPMYSYDNYFMPKGDNAIAREAPMMPGYPMPILPIPPDRYPIMQPKPPTGNMTQGFRTVFTRQQPDFSYCDVLLEVPVPPPGDQMPWFCICQQCKRGPVAPKGDKGDKGQPGPSGSPGINGMKGFQGPPGFIGFRGPKGLKGDIGEKGDFGPSGFAGQKGLRGFKGDKGDMGVDGNPGHQGLPGERGECPAICYSMEGPLGETGPPGIVGERGLPGVRGSPGLNGQKGELGNSGPPGARGLNGQKGDEGEQGLCHCRDGVDGVNGTTGIRGENGSKGDDGRQGAAGVNGAKGQNGDPGETGVPGPCSPAIQSAFFVALSSSYPVPDMPVPFTNVIYNKGFNFDALTGVYRAPVNGTYVMTYHLAVYNRMLKVGLFHNFSPLVKSTGSTSLSTLSHQVILHLTVGDEVWIQVRDANSNGMYVSSEYSSSFSGFLLYPDSCDIPMSRELPEPINGTYSWVEL
- the LOC130554931 gene encoding inner ear-specific collagen-like isoform X2 codes for the protein MAQDSFQIMIMIIVGLLVSSVRSFGMIIDVRGDLIHPPPGSPDKPIPPDDYFEGSAAHSDKMPMYSYDNYFMPKGDNAIAREAPMMPGYPMPILPIPPDRYPIMQPKPPTGNMTQGFRTVFTRQQPDFSYCDVLLEVPVPPPGDQMPWFCICQQCKRGPVAPKGDKGDKGQPGPSGSPGINGMKGFQGPPGFIGFRGPKGLKGDIGEKGDFGPSGFAGQKGLRGFKGDKGDMGVDGNPGHQGLPGERGECPAICYSMEGPLGETGPPGIVGERGLPGVRGSPGLNGQKGELGNSGPPGARGLNGQKGDEGEQGLCHCRDGVDGVNGTTGIRGENGSKGDDGRQGAAGVNGAKGQNGDPGETGVPGPCSPAIQSAFFVALSSSYPVPDMPVPFTNVIYNKGFNFDALTGVYRAPVNGTYVMTYHLAVYNRMLKVGLFHNFSPLVKSTGSTSLSTLSHQVILHLTVGDEVWIQVRDANSNGMYVSSEYSSSFSGFLLYPDSCDIPMSRELPEPINGTYSWVEL